One genomic region from Prunus persica cultivar Lovell chromosome G3, Prunus_persica_NCBIv2, whole genome shotgun sequence encodes:
- the LOC18766074 gene encoding double-stranded RNA-binding protein 1: MYKSKLQELCQQRKWRLPEYNATKLGLDHNPRFSASVTINGVAFDTVQLFRSSKEAQNDAARLAFAHFTDPQPRHTNRIPSPSSFPQPSLPASSALPSTAGTNLTGTHDTKQTLQPKIQETHETSYVPVQFSGIASGGNSQANGSTSSIEDGNRLRDIQHLYKNQLQTYAQKRNLLLPVYSCEREGLPHANRFKCTVTVDEHTYEGPEFLPTMKEAEHAVAKVALMSLLPNGVQEDDIVLYKNVLQELIQKEGFSMPVYSTKNSGEVHMPIFVSTVEIEGETFTGSEARSKKQAEMSAAKVAYHTLRERKSSKIPLVLPPAQKGLEAPDILSSSFQSNLATDLQQVRPNAPMIISPSTITGDQTMENSVTAEGNSHHPTTVSSRPDALTTSSGFSSFDILYGRSQESNNYSLSLSQNGSTSTFPSVGSTNLAMDSTLEPPAKRSMYNKVSVYPYKSDMKFPEGITVLPMSDGKWVALSHT, encoded by the exons ATGTACAAGTCGAAGCTGCAAGAGCTGTGCCAGCAGAGGAAATGGCGCTTGCCCGAGTACAACGCCACAAAGCTTGGCCTCGACCACAACCCTCGCTTCTCAGCCTCCGTCACCATAAACGGCGTCGCCTTCGACACGGTGCAACTCTTCAGGTCCTCCAAGGAAGCCCAAAACGACGCTGCTAGACTTGCCTTCGCTCACTTCACTGATCCGCAACCCAGACATACCAATCGCATTCCCAGCCCTTCCTCATTCCCTCAACCTTCTCTTCCCGCTTCCTCAG CACTTCCTTCAACAGCGGGCACCAATTTGACTGGTACACATGACACAAAACAGACATTGCAACCAAAGATTCAAGAAACACATGAAACTTCTTACGTGCCAGTTCAGTTCAGTGGTATAGCATCAGGTGGCAATTCTCAGGCGAATGGCAGCACATCGAGTATTGAAGATGGTAATCGATTGAGAG ATATACAGCATTTATACAAGAACCAACTGCAGACTTATGCACAAAAGAGAAATCTTCTTCTACCTGTGTACAGTTGTGAGCGGGAAGGTCTGCCTCATGCCAATCGTTTCAAGTGTACGGTAACAGTTGATGAACATACCTATGAGGGTCCAGAGTTTCTTCCTACAATGAAGGAAGCTGAACATGCAGTTGCAAAAGTTGCTTTGATGTCCCTGTTGCCAAATGGAGTACAAGAG GATGATATCGTTTTATACAAAAACGTTTTACAAGAATTAATCCAGAAAGAAGGTTTTTCTATGCCAGTCTATAGCACAAAGAATTCTGGCGAAGTTCATATgccaatttttgtttcaactgTGGAGATAGAAGGAGAAACTTTTACAGGTTCAGAAGCAAGAAGCAAGAAGCAGGCAGAGATGAGTGCGGCAAAGGTCGCTTACCATACCTTGAGAGAGC GTAAGTCAAGTAAGATCCCTTTGGTCCTGCCCCCTGCTCAGAAGGGGCTAGAAGCGCCAGATATCTTATCTTCAAGCTTTCAGTCAAACCTAGCTACTGATTTACAACAAGTTAGGCCTAACGCCCCCATGATCATAAGTCCGAGTACGATTACTGGGGATCAGACGATGGAGAATAGTG TAACTGCAGAAGGAAACAGTCATCATCCTACCACAGTATCTTCACGACCTGATGCTCTTACGACAAGCAGTGGATTCTCTTCTTTTGACATTCTGTATGGCCGTTCTCAAGAGTCAAACAATTATAGCCTCTCTCTGTCCCAAAATGGCTCTACTTCAACTTTTCCTTCTGTTGGCTCCACTAACTTAGCTATGGACTCTACTCTTGAGCCACCAGCTAAAAGGAGCATGTATAACAAGGTTTCTGTTTATCCATACAAGTCGGATATGAAATTTCCTGAGGGAATCACTGTGCTGCCCATGAGTGATGGAAAATGGGTTGCTTTGTCGCACACCTGA
- the LOC18765987 gene encoding pentatricopeptide repeat-containing protein At2g13420, mitochondrial produces MTLVAKSRSASFQFFSFLLHLPSVQIHRHCSSLSTNLLHDPNDEAKHSNDAELISKILVHHHNPFHSMESSLQLHGITLSPQLLNHTLLRLIHNSKIALAFFNYAKSLPDPPLSTASFNLLIDILAKVRQYDVAWQLILEMDNFNLTPTASTFLILIRRLISSGLTRQAVRAFEDMETFVQTKPSSQDFCCLLDTLSKYGHVKVAAEVFNKKKNGFVPDVKMYTVLVYGWCKIGRFDMAERFLRDMIERGIEPNVVTYNVFLNGICRRASLHPEERFERTIRNAEKVFKEMWERGIEPDVTSFSIVLHVYSRAHKPELSLEKLKLMRERGICPTLETYTSVVKCLCSCGRLEDAEELLGKMVTSGVSPCAATYNCFFKEYRGRKDSEGALKLYRKMKEEGLCVPSMHTYNILVGMLLELNRMEIVREIWNDMKESGVGPDLDSYTMLIHGLCGKQKWREACQLFVEMIEKGLLPQKITFETLYKGLIQSDMLRTWRRLKKKLDEESISFGSEFQNYHLKPYRR; encoded by the coding sequence aTGACTTTGGTGGCCAAAAGTCGCTCAGCTTCTTTCCAGTTCTTCTCCTTTCTCCTTCATCTCCCTTCAGTGCAAATCCACCGCCACTGCTCTTCACTCTCCACCAACCTCCTTCATGACCCAAATGACGAGGCAAAACACTCAAATGATGCCGAATTAATATCAAAGATCCTTGTCCACCACCACAATCCCTTCCACTCCATGGAGTCTTCTCTGCAGCTCCACGGcatcactctctctcctcagctCCTCAACCACACCCTCCTGCGCCTCATCCACAATTCCAAAATTGCCCTCGCCTTCTTCAACTATGCCAAGTCCCTCCCCGACCCTCCTCTCTCCACCGCCTCCTTCAACCTCCTCATTGACATCCTCGCCAAGGTTCGCCAGTACGACGTCGCTTGGCAGCTCATCCTCGAAATGGACAACTTCAACCTCACCCCCACCGCCTCCACATTTCTCATCCTCATTCGGCGGTTGATCTCCTCCGGCCTCACCCGCCAAGCCGTTCGGGCCTTTGAGGACATGGAAACCTTCgtccaaaccaaacccagTAGCCAAGATTTTTGCTGTTTGCTTGATACCCTTTCCAAATACGGCCATGTTAAAGTTGCAGCTGaagtttttaacaaaaagaagaatggGTTTGTGCCTGACGTCAAAATGTACACTGTTTTGGTCTATGGGTGGTGTAAGATTGGTCGTTTTGATATGGCGGAGAGATTCTTGAGGGATATGATTGAGCGTGGTATTGAGCCCAATGTTGTAACTTACAATGTCTTCTTGAATGGTATTTGTAGGCGTGCGAGTTTGCACCCTGAGGAAAGGTTTGAGAGGACGATAAGGAATGCAGAGAAGGTGTTTAAGGAAATGTGGGAGAGAGGGATTGAGCCTGATGTCACTAGTTTTTCAATTGTGCTTCATGTTTATAGTCGGGCACATAAGCCCGAGTTGTCACTTGAAAAGCTGAAgctgatgagagagagagggatttGCCCCACTCTGGAAACTTATACTTCAGTTGTAAAGTGTCTTTGCTCATGCGGGAGACTTGAGGATGCAGAGGAATTGCTTGGTAAGATGGTGACGAGTGGGGTTAGTCCATGTGCAGCGACGTACAATTGTTTCTTCAAAGAATACAGGGGGAGAAAGGACAGCGAGGGTGCTTTGAAGCTGTACAGGAAGATGAAGGAGGAGGGTTTGTGCGTGCCCAGTATGCACACTTATAACATACTGGTGGGAATGCTTTTGGAATTGAATCGTATGGAGATTGTGAGAGAGATATGGAATGATATGAAAGAGAGTGGGGTAGGACCCGATTTGGATTCATATACCATGTTGATTCATGGGTTATGTGGGAAACAAAAGTGGAGAGAGGCTTGCCAGTTGTTTGTAGAGATGATAGAGAAGGGGCTTCTCCCTCAGAAGATTACTTTTGAGACGCTTTACAAAGGGCTAATACAATCTGATATGTTGAGAACTTGGAGAAGATTGAAAAAGAAGCTTGATGAAGAGTCTATTTCATTTGGATCAGAGTTTCAAAATTATCACCTTAAGCCATATAGGAGATGA